One region of Maylandia zebra isolate NMK-2024a linkage group LG10, Mzebra_GT3a, whole genome shotgun sequence genomic DNA includes:
- the acaca gene encoding acetyl-CoA carboxylase 1 isoform X8, whose protein sequence is MAQQDGAAKKIPAVAELHSRFIVGSVSEENSEDENQGKVDIQLDEKETRSLSPSSGSSDSTYEMGFDHIDGPMHNLRSSMSGLHLVKQGRDRRRIDLQRDFTVASPAEFVTRFGGNRVIEKVLIANNGIAAVKCMRSIRRWAYEMFRNERAIRFVVMVTPEDLKANAEYIKMADHYVPVPGGTNNNNYANVELILDIAKRIPVQAVWAGWGHASENPKLPELLQKHGIAFMGPPSQAMWALGDKIASSIVAQTAGIPTLPWSGTGLTVDWPENNQKKKVVNIPHDLYELGCVQDVEHGMKAAEKIGYPIMVKASEGGGGKGIRKVNSADDFPNLFRQVQAEVPGSPIFVMQLAKHARHLEVQILADQYGNAISLFGRDCSVQRRHQKIIEEAPATIATSDVFEDMEKCAVKLAKLVGYVSAGTVEYLYSQDGSFYFLELNPRLQVEHPCTEMVADVNLPAAQLQIAMGIPLHRIKDIRMLYGVQPWGDSPIDFEALSTAPSPRGHVIAARITSENPDEGFKPSSGTVQELNFRSNKNVWGYFSVAAAGGLHEFADSQFGHCFSWGENREEAISNMVVALKELSIRGDFRTTVEYLIKLLETESFQHNSIDTGWLDRLISEKMQAERPDTMLGIVSGALHVADVNLRNSVSNFLHSLERGQVLPPHTLLNTVDVELIYEGTKYVLTVTRQSPNSYVVIMNNSSAEVDVHRLSDGGLLLSYDGSSYTTYMKEEVDRYRITIGNKTCVFEKENDPSLLRSPSAGKLIQYTIEDGGHVFAGQCYAEIEVMKMVMTLTAAESGCIHYVKRAGAALEPGCVIAKLQLDDPSRVQQAELYTGTLPSIQAVALRGEKLHRVFHNTLGHLVHMMNGYCLPEPFFSAKLKEWVERVMKTMRDPSLPLLELQDIMTSVSGRIPPAVEKAIKKEMAQYASNITSVLCQFPSQQIANILDSHAATLNKKSEREVFFMNTQSIVQLVQKYRSGIRGHMKAVVMDLLRQYLKVEIQFQNGHYDKCVFALREENKGDMANVLNYIFSHAQVTKKNLLVTMLIDQLCGRDPTLTDELMAILTELTQLSKTTNAKVALRARQVLIASHLPSYELRHNQVESIFLSAIDMYGHQFCIENLQKLILSETSIFDVLPNFFYHSNQVVRMAALEVYVRRAYIAYELNSVQHRQLKDNTCIVEFQFMLPTSHPNRGNIPTLNRMSFSSNLNHYGMVHMASVSDVLLDTSFTPPCQRMGAMVAFRSFQEFTKNITDMLSCFSDSPPQSPTFPEGGNPVLYGEEDNKSIQDEPIHILNVAIKTDSDIDDDGLAAMFREFTQSKKSLLFEHGIRRLTFLVAQKREFPKFFTFRARDKFEEDRIYRHLEPALAFQLELNRMRNFALTAIPCANHKMHLYLGAARVEVGTEVTDYRFFVRAIIRHSDLVTKEASFEYLHNEAERLLLEAMDELEVAFNNTTVRTDCNHIFLNFVPTVIMDPSKIEESVRSMVMRYGSRLWKLRVLQAELKINIRLTPTGKQIPIRLFLTNESGYYLDISLYKEVTDARTGQVGPKDRQIMFQAYGDKQGPLHGMLINTPYVTKDLLQSKRFQAQSLGTTYVYDFPEMFRQALKKLWHSCQAFADLPQCPLPSELLTFTELVLDAQGQLVQMNRLPGGNEIGMVAWRMTLRTPEYPAGREIIVISNDITHKIGSFGPQEDMLFLRASEMARESGIPRLYIAANSGARIGLAEEIRHMFHVAWQDPADPYKGFKYLYLTPQDYKKVSALNSVHCEHVEDEGESRYKITDIIGKDEGLGVENLRGSGMIAGESSLAYEEIITMNLVTCRAIGIGAYLVRLGQRTIQVDNSHIILTGAGALNKVLGREVYTSNNQLGGVQIMHNNGVTHCTVCDDFEGVFTLLQWLSYMPKCKSSPVPILNAKDPIDRLVEFVPTKAPYDPRWMLAGRPSQTPKGSWQLGFFDHGSFMEIMQPWAQSVVVGRARLGGIPTGVVAVETRSVELSIPADPANLDSEAKLIQQAGQVWFPDSAFKTAQAIKDLNREGLPLIVFANWRGFSGGMKDMYDQVLKFGAYIVDGLREYKQPVLVYIPPQAELRGGSWVVIDPTINPRHMEMYADKDSRGGVLEPEGTVEIKFRRKDLVKTMRRVDPVYMGLAEKLGTPELSPPDRKELETKLKEREEFLLPIYHQVAVQFADLHDTPGRMQEKGVITDILEWQTSRQFFYWRLRRLLLEETVKRKIQVANSELTDGQIQAMLRRWFVEAEGAVKAYLWDNNEEVVAWLERQLAEEEGARSVIDENIKYIRRDHILKQIRSLVQANPEVAMDSIVHMTQHISPTQRAEVVRILSTMETSASS, encoded by the exons ATGGCACAACAGGACGGTGCTGCCAAGAAGATTCCGGCTGTTGCGGAATTGCACTCTCGCTTCATTGTGGGATCTGTGTCAGAGGAGAACTCAGAGGATGAAAACCAAGGAAAGGTGGACATACAGCTGGACGAGAAGGAGACTCGCTCCTTGTCTCCATCTTCCGGGAGTTCGGACAGCACCTATGAAATGGGCTTCGACCACATCGATGGTCCTATGCACAATTTAAG atCAAGCATGTCAGGCCTGCACCTGGTGAAACAAGGACGAGATCGCAGGCGTATTGACCTCCAGAGGGACTTCACTGTTGCTTCTCCTGCTGAATTTGTCACACGCTTTGGTGGTAACAGGGTCATTGAAAAG GTGCTCATTGCAAACAATGGCATTGCAGCAGTGAAATGCATGCGCTCCATCCGCCGCTGGGCCTATGAAATGTTTCGCAATGAAAGGGCAATCCGTTTTGTCGTCATGGTGACCCCAGAAGACCTGAAGGCCAATGCAG AGTACATTAAGATGGCAGATCATTATGTGCCTGTACCCGGGGGGACTAATAACAACAACTATGCCAATGTTGAGCTCATTCTAGACATTGCTAAACGCATACCAGTTCAG GCAGTGTGGGCTGGATGGGGGCATGCCTCAGAAAACCCCAAACTCCCAGAGCTCCTTCAAAAGCATGGCATTGCTTTCATGG GTCCACCAAGTCAGGCTATGTGGGCGCTTGGAGATAAGATTGCTTCCTCCATCGTGGCTCAGACAGCTGGAATTCCAACACTGCCCTGGAGCGGAACAG GTCTGACAGTGGACTGGCCAGAGAATAACCAAAAGAAGAAGGTCGTCAACATTCCTCACGACTTGTATGAGCTCGGCTGCGTCCAGGATGTAGAGCATGGCATGAAA GCTGCAGAGAAAATTGGCTACCCTATAATGGTGAAGGCCTCCGAAGGTGGTGGAGGAAAAGGGATCCGTAAAGTCAACTCTGCTGATGATTTCCCTAACCTGTTCAGACAG GTCCAGGCAGAAGTCCCAGGATCGCCCATTTTTGTCATGCAGCTAGCCAAGCATGCCCGTCACTTGGAGGTTCAGATTTTGGCTGATCAGTATGGCAATGCCATTTCCCTGTTTGGCAGAGACTGTTCTGTGCAGCGGCGACACCAGAAAATTATAGAAGAGGCTCCTGCTACCATCGCCACTTCTGATGTGTTTGAGGATATGGAAAAG TGTGCAGTAAAGCTGGCTAAGTTGGTGGGTTATGTAAGTGCTGGTACAGTTGAGTACCTCTACAGCCAGGATGGCAGCTTCTATTTCCTGGAGCTCAACCCTCGTCTACAGGTGGAACACCCGTGCACTGAGATGGTGGCTGATGTCAACTTGCCTGCTGCCCAGCTGCAG aTTGCTATGGGCATTCCTCTTCATCGGATCAAAGACATTAGAATGCTTTATGGCGTTCAGCCCTGGGGGGATTCTCCCATTGATTTTGAGGCTCTGTCAACTGCCCCTTCCCCACGGGGCCATGTCATTGCTGCTCGTATCACCAGTGAGAACCCAGATGAG GGTTTCAAGCCAAGCTCTGGAACAGTGCAAGAGCTGAATTTCCGCAGCAATAAGAATGTATGGGGCTACTTCAGCGTTGCAGCGGCTGGAGGGCTGCATGAGTTTGCCGACTCCCAGTTTGGGCACTGCTTCTCATGGGGAGAGAATCGTGAAGAAGCCATCTC AAACATGGTGGTTGCGCTTAAGGAGCTGTCTATCAGGGGTGACTTCAGGACAACAGTGGAATACCTCATTAAGCTGCTGGAGACAGAAAGCTTCCAGCACAATAGTATCGACACAGGCTGGCTGGACAGACTTATCTCAGAGAAGATGCAG GCGGAGCGTCCTGATACCATGCTGGGAATTGTGAGCGGTGCACTGCATGTGGCAGATGTTAATCTCAGGAACAGTGTTTCCAactttttgcactctctggaaAG GGGGCAGGTGCTACCACCACACACGCTGCTCAACACTGTGGATGTGGAGTTGATCTATGAAGGTACTAAGTACGTTCTGACAGTGACTCGTCAGTCTCCCAATTCCTATGTGGTCATCATGAACAATTCTTCTGCTGAGGTGGATGTCCATCGGCTTAGTGATGGAGGTCTTTTGCTTTCATATGATGGAAGCAGCTACACTACGTACATGAAAGAAGAGGTGGACAG GTATCGCATCACAATTGGGAACAAGACGTGTGTTTTTGAGAAAGAAAATGATCCCTCGCTGCTGCGGTCTCCTTCAGCAGGAAAACTCATTCAGTACACTATTGAGGATGGCGGGCATGTGTTTGCTGGCCAGTGCTACGCTGAAATAGAG GTGATGAAGATGGTCATGACCCTCACTGCAGCAGAGTCTGGTTGTATTCACTATGTGAAGAGGGCTGGAGCAGCATTGGAGCCTGGCTGTGTCATTGCCAAGTTGCAACTGGATGACCCAAGCAGAGTGCAGCAG GCTGAGCTCTACACAGGGACCCTGCCTTCTATCCAGGCAGTAGCTTtgagaggagagaagctgcacagAGTTTTCCATAACACACTGGGTCATCTTGTCCACATGATGAATGGCTATTGTCTACCTGAGCCTTTCTTCAGTGCTAAG TTGAAAGAATGGGTGGAAAGGGTAATGAAAACCATGCGCGATCCTTCTTTACCACTGTTGGAGCTTCAAGACATCATGACGAGTGTTTCAGGTCGCATCCCCCCTGCTGTGGAGAAGGCCATCAAGAAGGAGATGGCTCAGTATGCCAGCAACATAACTTCTGTGCTTTGCCAGTTCCCCAGCCAGCAG ATTGCAAACATACTGGACAGCCATGCAGCTACTCTTAACAAGAAATCAGAGAGAGAAGTCTTCTTTATGAACACACAAAGCATTGTTCAGCTGGTGCAGAA GTACCGCAGCGGCATCAGAGGTCACATGAAGGCTGTCGTGATGGACTTGCTTAGACAATATCTAAAAGTAGAGATCCAGTTTCAGAATG GACACTACGATAAGTGTGTCTTTGCACTGCGTGAGGAAAACAAGGGTGACATGGCCAATGTGCTCAATTATATCTTTTCCCATGCTCAAGTCACCAAGAAGAATCTACTTGTTACTATGCTGATT GACCAGCTCTGTGGCCGTGATCCAACACTAACTGATGAATTGATGGCCATTTTGACTGAACTCACCCAGCTCAGCAAGACAACCAATGCAAAGGTGGCGCTGCGTGCTCGGCAG GTGTTGATAGCTTCCCACCTTCCCTCTTATGAGCTACGACACAACCAGGTGGAGTCAATCTTTCTCTCTGCCATCGATATGTATGGGCACCAGTTCTGCATTGAGAACCTTCAG aAACTGATCCTTTCAGAGACATCCATCTTTGACGTTCTCCCCAACTTCTTCTACCACAGTAATCAGGTAGTCAGGATGGCCGCCCTGGAG GTGTATGTTCGGAGAGCATACATCGCCTACGAGCTCAACAGTGTTCAGCATCGACAACTGAAGGACAACACATGTATAGTAGAGTTTCAGTTCATGCTTCCCACTTCACATCCCAACAG AGGGAACATCCCCACTCTAAACAG GATGTCATTCTCATCCAACCTGAATCACTACGGCATGGTGCACATGGCCAGTGTGAGCGACGTTCTGCTTGACACGTCTTTTACACCACCCTGCCAGCGCATGGGAGCCATGGTGGCTTTCCGCAGCTTCCAGGAGTTCACCAA gAACATAACTGATATGTTGAGCTGCTTCTCTGACTCTCCTCCACAAAGTCCAACCTTCCCAGAAGGAGGCAATCCCGTGCTGTACGGTGAAGAGGACAACAAG AGTATCCAGGATGAGCCTATCCATATCCTGAATGTTGCTATAAAGACTGACAGCGACATTGATGATGATGGCCTGGCAGCTATGTTCCGGGAATTCACTCAGTCAAAG AAATCTCTGCTGTTTGAACACGGCATCCGAAGGTTGACTTTCCTCGTGGCTCAAAAG agggAATTTCCTAAATTTTTCACATTCCGTGCCAGGGACAAG TTTGAGGAGGACCGGATCTATCGTCATTTAGAGCCTGCATTAGCATTCCAGCTGGAGCTCAACCGCATGCGGAATTTTGCTCTCACTGCCATTCCATGTGCCAATCACAAGATGCACCTGTATCTGGGTGCAGCCCGAGTGGAGGTGGGCACAGAAGTTACGGACTACCGTTTCTTTGTCCGTGCCATTATCCGCCACTCTGATCTGGTAACAAAG GAGGCCTCCTTTGAATACCTTCACAATGAAGCAGAGCGCCTGCTGCTGGAAGCTATGGATGAACTGGAGGTGGCTTTCAACAACACAACTGTGCGAACTGACTGTAACCATATCTTCCTCAACTTTGTCCCTACAGTCATCATGGACCCATCAAAG ATCGAGGAGTCTGTGCGCTCCATGGTGATGCGTTACGGCAGCCGTCTGTGGAAGCTTCGAGTCCTGCAGGCCGAGTTGAAGATTAACATCCGCTTGACTCCAACGGGGAAGCAAATTCCCATCCGCCTCTTCCTTACAAATGAATCTGGCTACTACCTGGATATCAGCCTCTACAAGGAGGTCACTGATGCCCGAACGGGACAGGTGGGGCCCAAAGACCGACAG ATTATGTTCCAAGCATATGGAGACAAGCAGGGCCCCTTGCATGGCATGCTCATCAATACACCATATGTTACCAAAGACCTGTTGCAGTCTAAACGCTTCCAAGCACAATCTCTGGGCACCACCTATGTCTATGACTTTCCAGAAATGTTCAGACAG GCTCTGAAAAAGCTTTGGCATTCATGTCAGGCTTTTGCCGACTTACCTCAGTGTCCTCTTCCTTCTGAGCTGCTCACCTTCACAGAGCTGGTTCTTGATGCTCAAGGTCAGCTGGTACAGATGAATCGACTGCCAGGGGGCAACGAG ATTGGCATGGTGGCATGGCGGATGACCCTGCGAACCCCAGAGTACCCAGCAGGACGTGAGATCATTGTCATAAGCAATGACATCACACACAAGATAGGCTCCTTTGGGCCCCAGGAGGACATGCTGTTCCTGCGAGCCTCAGAGATGGCTCGGGAAAGTGGCATCCCCCGACTCTATATTGCGGCCAACAGCGGTGCACGCATCGGTCTGGCAGAGGAAATCAGACATATGTTTCATGTGGCCTGGCAAGATCCAGCTGATCCTTACAAG GGTTTCAAGTATCTCTACCTCACACCTCAGGATTACAAGAAGGTTTCAGCTCTAAACTCAGTGCATTGCGAACATGTGGAGGATGAGGGTGAATCgag GTACAAGATCACTGACATTATAGGTAAAGATGAGGGGCTGGGTGTGGAGAATCTGAGAGGGTCGGGAATGATTGCCGGAGAATCCTCTCTGGCTTACGAGGAGATCATCACGATGAATCTG GTCACATGCCGAGCCATAGGTATTGGAGCCTATCTGGTGAGGCTTGGACAGAGGACCATACAAGTGGACAACTCCCACATCATCCTTACTGGAGCTGGAGCCCTCAATAAG GTGCTGGGCAGAGAAGTGTATACATCCAACAACCAACTCGGTGGAGTTCAGATCATGCACAACAATGGTGTCACTCACTGCACTGTTTGCGATGACTTTGAGGGAGTCTTCACTCTTTTGCAGTGGCTGTCCTACATGCCCAAG TGTAAATCTAGCCCAGTGCCCATCCTCAATGCCAAGGATCCCATAGATCGACTGGTAGAGTTTGTACCTACCAAGGCTCCTTATGACCCTCGCTGGATGTTGGCAGGACGCCCCAGTCAGA CTCCAAAGGGTTCCTGGCAGCTTGGCTTCTTCGACCATGGCTCTTTCATGGAGATCATGCAGCCGTGGGCTCAGAGTGTAGTGGTAGGCAGAGCCAG ACTCGGTGGGATACCGACTGGAGTTGTTGCTGTGGAAACCAGGTCAGTGGAACTGTCGATCCCAGCTGATCCAGCCAATTTAGACTCTGAGGCTAAG ctCATCCAACAGGCAGGACAGGTGTGGTTCCCAGATTCTGCTTTCAAAACTGCTCAGGCCATTAAGGACCTAAACCGGGAGGGCTTACCTCTCATTGTGTTTGCCAATTGGAGGGGCTTTTCTGGAGGGATGAAAG ATATGTACGACCAAGTGCTGAAATTCGGGGCCTACATTGTGGATGGGCTGAGAGAGTACAAGCAGCCAGTATTGGTTTATATCCCCCCGCAGGCTGAGCTGAGAGGAGGCTCCTGGGTCGTTATAGATCCCACCATCAACCCCCGGCACATGGAGATGTACGCCGACAAGGACAGCCG AGGTGGTGTGTTGGAGCCTGAAGGGACAGTCGAGATCAAGTTTAGAAGGAAGGATCTGGTCAAGACCATGAGAAGAGTAGATCCAGTCTACATGGGCTTGGCTGAAAAATTGG GAACCCCAGAGCTGAGCCCTCCTGATCGCAAAGAGCTTGAAACCAAACTTAAGGAGCGTGAGGAGTTTCTTTTGCCCATCTACCATCAGGTGGCTGTACAGTTTGCGGACCTCCATGACACCCCAGGTCGCATGCAAGAGAAGGGGGTCATCACG GATATCCTAGAATGGCAGACATCCCGTCAGTTCTTCTACTGGCGTCTGCGGCGTCTGCTGCTGGAGGAAACCGTAAAGAGGAAGATCCAGGTGGCCAACAGCGAGCTGACAGATGGGCAGATCCAGGCGATGTTGCGCCGCTGGTTTGTGGAGGCCGAGGGGGCTGTAAAG GCCTATCTGTGGGATAACAATGAAGAAGTGGTGGCATGGCTGGAGAGGCAGCTAGCTGAAGAAGAGGGTGCAAGATCAGTCATTGACGAGAACATCAAGTACATCCGCAGAGACCACATCCTCAAGCAGATTCGCAG ccTTGTTCAAGCCAATCCAGAGGTTGCCATGGATTCTATTGTGCACATGACCCAGCACATCTCACCTACTCAGAGAGCAGAAGTGGTACGTATCCTGTCCACTATGGAGACATCAGCATCCTCCTAG